Sequence from the Magallana gigas chromosome 4, xbMagGiga1.1, whole genome shotgun sequence genome:
CAATACTTTTTAGCACTTTtagacacattaacaattttttaggTGCAGATAAACCTATATTGGAGAGTTTGAACTTGTTCTACCATGAATCTGAAGGATCTGAACGAGAGGGTTCCCCTACACAGTGTTCAGGAGATGTCCTGTGTTTGTTTTGTCAAGAGCAATTCAACGCTACCGTTCAAAAAGAGGACTTGTTGAGGCATTTGGCAGTAAACCATAAGTTCGTGATAGGAGATGTTAATCTTATAACAGACTTAAAAAAGTAAGTCATGTGATTGCATGGTCTTTTTTAAGTTGTTCCCACTTGATTGTCTCCAAATTTAGCAAATTGTTTTCTACTCAAGTCATTTTCTTTCTACACcatgtaatgtttttaaatatgaagaGCCAATGTATTGAACATGTTgaacatttcttaaaaatattaatttgatgcTGAATTCTACCTGTAGAGAGTTTTCCCTTTTGATTTTGTGAAAAATCAATTCTTTTAAGTAAAACACTATTTGATAATTGTGAGTATATATGTTTAGGTATCTCACCTACTGGAGACAGAGATTTTTGGAGGAGGATCTAACAAATTTTTGTTCAATCATATCTACAAAGACTAGTGATAGAGACAAAGGTATGTTACAATGTGCAATTTAAACAGATGGTTAAATAATTTTAGGACTATTGTACAATTACTGGGTATCCATTTTTCACCACATTTCTTCCTAATGATATCTGAAAGAGTGATATCTCCACATCTTAGAAGAACACatttctcaaatattttttatgtatctgATATGCAACTAGCATTTTCTTACTTTTTCAATTGTTCAACATCAATAACTATTTATTTGGTGAGGGACAtttgaattgataaaaagaaGCAAGATGATGGAAAAAAGTAAAAGTAAGGCATTAATATGTTTACAGATTTACCCAGTTACTCTGTGTCTAAAATTTTTATACCCATCAGAATACTTACAGGTATTAATTATTTCTACACATCTTTTGGACGTTTTTGTATAGATGAGCACAATGTGGCTGATAGGCctgttgtttttattgttctcaGAATCCAAAGAACAGTACTACCTGCTGTGTGATGTCCTTGCAGAAGACAAAACACTTAGAGAATTTCTGCAGAAAAAGAAATTAGTGAGTTATTTGAATttgtgaagaatttttttttcttcattttttgggACCAATATTTATgggtaatttaaatattttagtttaacatGGGGACACGATTTGTGTATTACTTATGATAATCAGAAAGCAAGTCAACccctttaaatgaaaaaaaaaattatatttaatacatgAGAATGTAATCGTATTcagaaaatgtacaatgtgcATCCATTAACAAGATGATTTTGCATTATATAACCTATATCTTTTTTGAAAGCGTATATGCCATGTGCTAAAGAGGAGTATTTAAATTGTAATCACAAATTTCAAGCCGTTTTctgattaattgaaaaaaaataagtgtgTCTTTCTAACGTCAGGAGAAAGTTCTGGCTCAGCAGCAGAAAGAGAGAGAAGATGAAACCTTCAGTCGAACCTGTCTCTTCTGTCGGGATCACTTCTCAGGAAACAGGTCAGAAAGGGgaaattataaatattgcaATTAAAGCTggcatgaattcataaatacgcattatttcccttttatctccgactactgCTATATTAGATGTCAATTTGTATTGTTCTGTTCATTGCTACTAACCCCCTATATATGGTAGATAGTACTATTCATGCTTCGTCGCATTCAGGTGTTTCACTGACCCGAACACATTACATTTGAAGAAAGACTtgtagaaacgcgttttgaaggAAAATAATAcaacaaccactgcactggtaAGGAATATtcaataaacgacgaaacaagacaggcACACATATTCCAAAAAGCATTGATCATTGTAGAACATTCCTGTGTatgatataacatcgcacatgtgCAAActacacactgtggcagattgAGCAATTTCAATGaccgcatggattttagaaacaaAGTTTTTTGTAGAAACTGATGGAAATGATGtaacgttgttactttcttggatttactatcatttatctactgtgttggatgtagtttGGATGCCACtgggttttcaagaagatgtgaacgttatgcactctgtatgaacgacacacatGTTcaatgtgcatgcgaagtaaggcggCACTTTGTGCAAATTAATACAAATAccttggaaattctttcaaagaataaatatatcttGTGTTTTATTATGCCCTCCTTAGAAGAAGGAAGGGCacattgctttgctgctgtctgacTGTCAGTCTGTTGGTGGGTCGCTCCATCAACAGtttctgtttattttcttcgcagaggatgaacatagtgtattgaaatctgatatacaggtttatcatgataatatctagatcaagttcaacgttgggtacgatcgagcaattttcagCAGAGTTATGCTCCTTGGAcgtacaaaaaattcaaattatttgtattttccgttcattttcttcacagaggatgaacatattgaaatgaaatttggtatacagggttatcatgataatatctaggaaAAGTTTGATTGattaatttttgacagagttatgctgCTTCGActtgtaaaaatttattttcttcgcagatgttttaattatttgcagtttccattcattttctttgcagatgtttccaagggaggggagCATATGTGTTTTACAAACACTTACAAACACTTGTTGATTTTAGTTttctgtatttatttttcaaacatttcaaacattttactacactGTATAGTTAATGCATCCGTGCAACCTAGATGCCTCAATCGGAAAGCAACTGATTGTAACTTTCTCGACCAGTATATATACCCAAGTGGCAGTTGAGGAGTGAttaaaactaatatggcgaccaattGTTTTTATGAATTCGTGTCAGCTTTgatatatacttgtacatgtgcACATTGACATGAAATTGAGAAGATGCACaggcataattttttttgtatgtttgtttCAGAGCAGAGATGTTCGATCACATGACCCATGGCCATGGATTTAGCATTGGACTTCCAGACAATTtaggtttgtatttttcatataattgaaTATGAGTTATCTTAGTTACGGTATCTGTTTAGTGTTGTCTACTGTCTTACTCTTGGAGGTTCAATTTTTATGTACCGggtacctgtacatgtattttgtggtATCACTCGATCTCCTTCAAACTTGCAGCCTCAGCAAATAACAGGGATATCTGCAGGTTTTAAAGTCAAAATGGTCATTCTCGAGATCAGTGTAAATTTAGCTGATTTGATTTCTTATTTTTCTCTCAGCAGTGACAGTGTATATAAGAGAATAAAATAACAAAGATTAAGGTAAACATACATAGCTTGAGCAAACCATCTAAATATATGAGCTCAACTTCACCTTTCATTGTTGCAGTTTACACAGATGAATTTCTTGATAATTTACAAGGGAAATTAGACAAgtaagtttaaaaatttataataataattgaattttGTCATTATCAATTTGAATTGTGTGTATCTATTTAAATTATGGTGTGTGTTATTTTCCAGTTTACAGTGTTTATACTGTGAACGGATATTTAAAGACAAGACAGTATTAAAGGAACACATGAGGAAAAAACAGCACAAGAAGATCAACCCCAAAAACAGGAAATATGACAAGTTCTACGTCATCAATTATCTAGTGGGTGTTCATTTGTCTCCTTTAAATCTAATTAAAGGCAGGTTTTCCACACTCCTGCATTAAGAATTAATTGTATTGGGTAATCAGGATATGTAAGGGTgaatgatattattt
This genomic interval carries:
- the LOC105342562 gene encoding zinc finger protein 277, whose translation is MQTYAHAVTILFSTFRHINNFLGADKPILESLNLFYHESEGSEREGSPTQCSGDVLCLFCQEQFNATVQKEDLLRHLAVNHKFVIGDVNLITDLKKYLTYWRQRFLEEDLTNFCSIISTKTSDRDKESKEQYYLLCDVLAEDKTLREFLQKKKLEKVLAQQQKEREDETFSRTCLFCRDHFSGNRAEMFDHMTHGHGFSIGLPDNLVYTDEFLDNLQGKLDNLQCLYCERIFKDKTVLKEHMRKKQHKKINPKNRKYDKFYVINYLEMGRSWEMIQADPDDEPGTETETEDEESWEDWEEAGSQAVCLFCDFSSCMPHKLTAHMQELHDFDLKDVKLRLNLNFYQQIKLINFMRRQIYLGSCYGCGEKFTDKRVLVEHMHSQQHVDRFPEPSVWDQPQYFFPTYENDNLLCQLDDDEEDEVAGGRNQVIAEDLPSLNTILAQESVRKDILSGDIT